Proteins encoded by one window of Cloeon dipterum chromosome 4, ieCloDipt1.1, whole genome shotgun sequence:
- the Syn2 gene encoding gamma-1-syntrophin isoform X1, translating to MEDDCSSEIVTEDVPERRHKVRSGMVAVSDGKSRPRAMRLHLSLEVLRLQSQTEEEPVASPGRRHPSDHLSPATGMPTSPGGLSSCSQQQDDAIRLPPPDARERVVGVQRQRTGGLGLSIKGGSEHKLPILISRIFREQAADMTGNLFVGDAIVRVNDQEMYGRTHDQAVNILRNAGDTVTITVKHYKAATPFLQHNFPREDSSRSLNLDNLQNGDWRATSPVSRRSSAVDSTSSGRWTDVVAVPLLMAYVTRYIFGTDKLRPNAFEVRGLNGTSTGVIQCGDAAILSQWLKYVTDNIVGLTNLQVKLFNRTLPASERVEYMGWVNEGVLNNNQPWQCWRPRYLTLRSTDLVLSDTPPVSVTNWGDNCQIFQIYQSMFRVIKDSENVDERQHCFLLQTAGHESRYLSVETRQELLRIEAAWHCAVCSAVIKLKNKTFNVVWGGKPAVLTLDWNVGFVLADAETGAVNWKYKFSQLKGSSDDNKCRLKLHFQLMESRIIETREMECPTLQSLLFCMHAFLTAKVASVDPAFLSSKEP from the exons ATGGAGGACGACTGCAGCAGCGAGATCGTCACCGAGGATGTCCCGGAGCGGCGTCACAAG gtGCGGAGTGGTATGGTGGCGGTTAGCGACGGCAAAAGCCGGCCGCGAGCCATGCGATTACACCTGTCGCTGGAGGTGCTGCGGCTGCAGAGCCAAACCGAGGAGGAGCCGGTTGCCTCACCAGGCCGCCGGCACCCCTCGGACCATTTAAGTCCAGCCACAGGCATGCCCACCTCCCCGGGCGGGCTGTCTTCCTGCAGTCAGCAACAGGACGACGCCATCAGGCTGCCACCGCCTGACGCAAgg GAGCGTGTGGTGGGGGTGCAGCGCCAGCGGACCGGAGGCCTGGGTTTGAGCATCAAGGGCGGCTCGGAACATAAACTGCCCATTCTCATCTCGAGGATCTTCAGAGAGCAGGCGGCAGACATGACAGGCAATCTGTTCGTGGGCGACGCGATTGTTCGAG TCAACGACCAGGAAATGTACGGGCGCACGCACGACCAGGCCGTCAACATCCTGAGAAACGCCGGCGACACGGTCACCATCACCGTCAAGCATTACAAAGCAGCTACACCTTTCCTCCAGCACAATT TTCCCCGAGAAGACAGCAGTCGTTCGCTGAATTTGGACAACCTGCAGAACGGTGACTGGCGCGCCACTTCCCCCGTGTCCCGCAGGTCATCCGCCGTGGACAGCACTTCATCAGGGAGGTGGACAGATGTTGTTGCTGTGCCGCTGCTTATGGCGTACGTCACAAG atACATCTTCGGCACGGACAAGCTGCGTCCGAACGCGTTCGAGGTGCGAGGCCTGAACGGCACGTCGACGGGCGTGATTCAGTGCGGCGACGCGGCCATCCTGTCCCAGTGGCTCAAGTACGTGACTGACAACATCGTCGGACTGACCAACCTGCAGGTGAAGCTGTTCAACCGCACGCTGCCAGCCTCGGAGCGCGTCGAGTACATGGGCTGGGTCAACGAGGGCGTGCTCAACAACAACCAACCCTGGCAGTGCTGGCGGCCCAGGTACCTCACGCTCAGGAGCACCGACCTTGTCCTCAGCGACACGCCACCC GTGAGTGTGACCAACTGGGGTGACAACTGCCAGATATTCCAAATCTACCAGAGCATGTTCCGCGTGATCAAAGACAGCGAAAACGTGGATGAGCGACAGCActgctttttgctgcaaaCGGCCGGACACGAGTCTCGTTACCTTTCTGTCGAAACGCGGCAAGAGCTGCTCAGGATCGAGGCCGCTTGGCACTGCGCAGTTTGCTCCGCGGTGATCAAGTTGAAA AACAAGACGTTCAACGTTGTCTGGGGAGGCAAGCCGGCAGTGCTGACGCTCGACTGGAACGTCGGATTCGTGTTGGCCGACGCAGAAACCGGCGCGGTCAACTGGAAGTACAAGTTTTCTCAGCTCAAAGGCTCGTCAGACGACAACAAATGCAGGCTCAAATTGCATTTCCAGCTCATGGAGTCCAGAATCATAGAAACAAGA GAAATGGAGTGTCCGACACTGCAGTCACTGCTATTCTGCATGCACGCCTTCCTGACGGCCAAAGTGGCCTCCGTGGATCCCGCCTTCCTCAGCTCGAAAGAACCCTAG
- the Syn2 gene encoding gamma-2-syntrophin isoform X2: MVHSRVRSGMVAVSDGKSRPRAMRLHLSLEVLRLQSQTEEEPVASPGRRHPSDHLSPATGMPTSPGGLSSCSQQQDDAIRLPPPDARERVVGVQRQRTGGLGLSIKGGSEHKLPILISRIFREQAADMTGNLFVGDAIVRVNDQEMYGRTHDQAVNILRNAGDTVTITVKHYKAATPFLQHNFPREDSSRSLNLDNLQNGDWRATSPVSRRSSAVDSTSSGRWTDVVAVPLLMAYVTRYIFGTDKLRPNAFEVRGLNGTSTGVIQCGDAAILSQWLKYVTDNIVGLTNLQVKLFNRTLPASERVEYMGWVNEGVLNNNQPWQCWRPRYLTLRSTDLVLSDTPPVSVTNWGDNCQIFQIYQSMFRVIKDSENVDERQHCFLLQTAGHESRYLSVETRQELLRIEAAWHCAVCSAVIKLKNKTFNVVWGGKPAVLTLDWNVGFVLADAETGAVNWKYKFSQLKGSSDDNKCRLKLHFQLMESRIIETREMECPTLQSLLFCMHAFLTAKVASVDPAFLSSKEP; the protein is encoded by the exons ATGGTCCACTCAAGG gtGCGGAGTGGTATGGTGGCGGTTAGCGACGGCAAAAGCCGGCCGCGAGCCATGCGATTACACCTGTCGCTGGAGGTGCTGCGGCTGCAGAGCCAAACCGAGGAGGAGCCGGTTGCCTCACCAGGCCGCCGGCACCCCTCGGACCATTTAAGTCCAGCCACAGGCATGCCCACCTCCCCGGGCGGGCTGTCTTCCTGCAGTCAGCAACAGGACGACGCCATCAGGCTGCCACCGCCTGACGCAAgg GAGCGTGTGGTGGGGGTGCAGCGCCAGCGGACCGGAGGCCTGGGTTTGAGCATCAAGGGCGGCTCGGAACATAAACTGCCCATTCTCATCTCGAGGATCTTCAGAGAGCAGGCGGCAGACATGACAGGCAATCTGTTCGTGGGCGACGCGATTGTTCGAG TCAACGACCAGGAAATGTACGGGCGCACGCACGACCAGGCCGTCAACATCCTGAGAAACGCCGGCGACACGGTCACCATCACCGTCAAGCATTACAAAGCAGCTACACCTTTCCTCCAGCACAATT TTCCCCGAGAAGACAGCAGTCGTTCGCTGAATTTGGACAACCTGCAGAACGGTGACTGGCGCGCCACTTCCCCCGTGTCCCGCAGGTCATCCGCCGTGGACAGCACTTCATCAGGGAGGTGGACAGATGTTGTTGCTGTGCCGCTGCTTATGGCGTACGTCACAAG atACATCTTCGGCACGGACAAGCTGCGTCCGAACGCGTTCGAGGTGCGAGGCCTGAACGGCACGTCGACGGGCGTGATTCAGTGCGGCGACGCGGCCATCCTGTCCCAGTGGCTCAAGTACGTGACTGACAACATCGTCGGACTGACCAACCTGCAGGTGAAGCTGTTCAACCGCACGCTGCCAGCCTCGGAGCGCGTCGAGTACATGGGCTGGGTCAACGAGGGCGTGCTCAACAACAACCAACCCTGGCAGTGCTGGCGGCCCAGGTACCTCACGCTCAGGAGCACCGACCTTGTCCTCAGCGACACGCCACCC GTGAGTGTGACCAACTGGGGTGACAACTGCCAGATATTCCAAATCTACCAGAGCATGTTCCGCGTGATCAAAGACAGCGAAAACGTGGATGAGCGACAGCActgctttttgctgcaaaCGGCCGGACACGAGTCTCGTTACCTTTCTGTCGAAACGCGGCAAGAGCTGCTCAGGATCGAGGCCGCTTGGCACTGCGCAGTTTGCTCCGCGGTGATCAAGTTGAAA AACAAGACGTTCAACGTTGTCTGGGGAGGCAAGCCGGCAGTGCTGACGCTCGACTGGAACGTCGGATTCGTGTTGGCCGACGCAGAAACCGGCGCGGTCAACTGGAAGTACAAGTTTTCTCAGCTCAAAGGCTCGTCAGACGACAACAAATGCAGGCTCAAATTGCATTTCCAGCTCATGGAGTCCAGAATCATAGAAACAAGA GAAATGGAGTGTCCGACACTGCAGTCACTGCTATTCTGCATGCACGCCTTCCTGACGGCCAAAGTGGCCTCCGTGGATCCCGCCTTCCTCAGCTCGAAAGAACCCTAG